The Ipomoea triloba cultivar NCNSP0323 chromosome 4, ASM357664v1 DNA segment ACCATTAAGTATGAAAATGTTATTCAAGTCAATGACAAAATGCAATCAAATtatagctgattgggttagctgGTTAAACTAATTGAAGTAATAACTAGCCGTAGAAATGTGTTTGATAACTCCACTATTTACTCTTAGttgattatatgtaaaatgacctttAAAGATAAGAATGTATTATGTTATCTTAAGTTCTAAATATGTTAGGGGTATGAACTATTAATATTGATAAATGATTCTAAAATTTTAGTCATCAATTATACTTTTTCTAAGAACATAAGTGTAATATTTGGGTCGGATTATTGACTTGattattataacattttaaatttaatttatcttgAGAGCTGtctattgaccttttttttatttgaaccgATCAGCTGTAAACAATCTATGTTGATTTActtcattataattttttatttgttaagcTTAGAAGGCAAATTTCACCTAAAGGATATTATTCATTGATATGGATGGCGGATGGCCTAATAACGTCCAACAATGCAAAATTCCACTTTTGACTGTTTGTGTAATTGCGTTGATCCTGAACCGACTACACAGCTTAAATCCGGTTGGAAACCGATCGAATTTTGGTAAAAAAGAATGAACCCGGTTCAAGACCGGAGGCGTTTCCCTCTCTCATTCCCTTTTCCCCCTGTCGTAGACGAAGAGGGGAATTGGGCGTCTCAAACCCCTAACCCTAATTACGAACCAAACATTCGGATCGGGTAAATCTCCGGTTAGCTCTCTCAATTTCGGACTCGCCGACATCACGAGTTCAACTTTCAGGCTTCTGGTAATGTTCGTATCTGTATGGTGTTCTTAATTTATGATTTTCCTATGAGTTTGTGAATGTTGTTTTCCTTGTACTCAACCATAGGAGCTGATCTTTCTGTTGGAatactcttttttcttttgttaatgAATTCTTTTGTTATTAAATTAGCACTGTTGTGAATGACTAACCCTTAACCTGCTCGGTAGTATGCAAGTCCTAAAGTGAAGATATAATAAGTTGTTTGTAGTTTGCATTCTTTCATATTTCCTCGTTTCTTCAAATTCAGCATAATATGTGTTTATGGATTATATTTTTGActtataataaaattgtgaaaagTTTTATAGCTAATGTGTTTTAAATATTGGGGGTTTTGATGATCCAGAACATCTGCATAGGCAAGCTCAAATGAATCCGCTGACATTAGTGAAGCGCATACAGAACATAAATGCGAAGGAAGCTGCATTAGGTTTATCCGAGGATGCTTCATGGCATGCCAAGTACAAAGACTCGGCTTATGTGTTCGTTGGTGGAATTCCTTTTGACCTCACCGAAGGCGACCTCCTGGCTGTTTTTGCTCAGTATGTAGTATTTTGCTTcaatttaaggtttttttttttttttttttttttttcNNNNNNNNNNNNNNNNNNNNNNNNNNNNNNNNNNNNNNNNNNNNNNNNNNNNNNNNNNNNNNNNNNNNNNNNNNNNNNNNNNNNNNNNNNNNNNNNNNNNNNNNNNNNNNNNNNNNNNNNNNNNNNNNNNNNNNNNNNNNNNNNNNNNNNNNNNNNNNNNNNNNNNNNNNNNNNNNNNNNNNNNNNNNNNNNNNNNNNNNNNNNNNNNNNNNNNNNNNNNNNNNNNNNNNNNNNNNNNNNNNNNNNNNNNNNNNNNNNNNNNNNNNNNNNNNNNNNNNNNNNNNNNNNNNNNNNNNNNNNNNNNNNNNNNNNNNNNNNNNNNNNNNNNNNNNNNNNNNNNNNNNNNNNNNNNNNNNNNNNNNNNNNNNNNNNNNNNNNNNNNNNNNNNNNNNNNNNNNNNNNNNNNNNNNNNNNNNNNNNNNNNNNNNNNNNNNNNNNNNNNNNNNNNNNNNNNNNNNNNNNNNNNNNNNNNNNNNNNNNNNNNNNNNNNNNNNNNNNNNNNNNNNNNNNNNNNNNNNNNNNNNNNNNNNNNNNNNNNNNNNNNNNNNNNNNNNNNNNNNNNNNNNNNNNNNNNNNNNNNNNNNNNNNNNNNNNNNNNNNNNNNNNNNNNNNNNNNNNNNNNNNNNNNNNNNNNNNNNNNNNNNNNNNNNNNNNNNNNNNNNNNNNNNNNNNNNNNNNNNNNNNNNNNNNNNNNNNNNNNNNNNNNNNNNNNNNNNNNNNNNNNNNNNNNNNNNNNNNNNNNNNNNNNNNNNNNNNNNNNNNNNNNNNNNNNNNNNNNNNNNNNNNNNNNNNNNNNNNNNNNNNNNNNNNNNNNNNNNNNNNNNNNNNNNNNNNNNNNNNNNNNNNNNNNNNNNNNNNNNNNNNNNNNNNNNNNNNNNNNNNNNNNNNNNNNNNNNNNNNNNNNNNNNNNNNNNNNNNNNNNNNNNNNNNNNNNNNNNNNNNNNNNNNNNNNNNNNNNNNNNNNNNNNNNNNNNNNNNNNNNNNNNNNNNNNNNNNNNNNNNNNNNNNNNNNNNNNNNNNNNNNNNNNNNNNNNNNNNNNNNNNNNNNNNNNNNNNNNNNNNNNNNNNNNNNNNNNNNNNNNNNNNNNNNNNNNNNNNNNNNNNNNNNNNggttttttttttttttttttttttttcacttttccaCTTTTGCTGTCATGTGGGgattaagaaatttaaaaattaatgaattttattgTCTAATGCTTTTTTAGATACGGTGAGATAGTTGATGTGAATCTTGTAAGAGATAAGGGCACGGGAAAATCAAAGGGCTTTGCTTTTATTGCTTATGAGGATCAGAGAAGTACAAATCTCGCTGTAGGTCAGTCTCTCTCCCTTCCAAACACATATACATGATATCACTATTTAGACTGACATATATCAGTTATTAGAGAGAGAACATGAAACTGGTAGTTTGATTGCTCAAAGTTGCagtttatttttattggatTTACAGATAATCTGAATGGTGCACAAATTCTTGGGCGTATTATAAGAGTGGACCATGTTACTAACTATAAGAAGAAAGAGGAAGAGGATGAGGAGACCTTGAGGAAGAAGAGGGAAGAAAGGGGTGTATGCCGTGCATTTCAAAGGGGTGAGTGCACTAGAGGAGCTGGATGCAAATTTTCTCATGATGAGCAAGTAAGTTtgacttaaaattttaatttgctaTACTCATGTATGACATGAGTTGCCATTGAGTGCTTGATGAAATTTTACTGTCTTATTTTGTACGGAGTATCTCGGTTGATGGCACTCCAGTGAGTTGCAGCCCATGTAAGCCCTCAGAgggaaaatatgttttttttaatcaaagaaaacataaataaattgaaaaaaatgggAAAAGAACTGCAAAAAGCTATTGAGTCGCATGTATATGCTCCCATATTTATGAAATCACTTTTTATTTAACTTTCAAGAAGGATAATATAAATGCTGTGCTAAAAGGCCCAAAGGAAAGGACACTGCTTATAGGCTCCTAGCTCAGTTACATGGAGAAATCTGTCTGTCTAATCGTTTGGCTGTTCTGACCTTTTTGATCATACAATTGATTCAAGGCTCTGGTCATTGCACTCCTTTTGCAATTTTAAGTCCCATCTTATCCTGCCATCTCTTCTTCTTTAGCTAGTTTTTATCCTTGTTCCAAACTTACAATGCTCAGTTTCACATTGTTCTACATTTTCTAAGTGGTTATAATTTttgtctctttctctctctctctctccctccctccaAATGAGGTACTGACATTGTTTTTTTATCTGTATGTAGAGAGCTGCAAACACAGGTTGGGGACATGAAGAAGATAGACGGTCAAAATGGGATCATGAAAAATTTGATGATTCTCGGAAGGATAAGAGGTTTGGCCAATCAAGTAGTGCTGTAGATTCTGGTGTTGAAGAGAAACGTAGGTATAGTGAGAAAGATTCAAAAGTGTCTAAAGCAAAACACAGCGATATGCAGAACTATGATcataaaaaaattgatacaGTGGATAGGCACAGTAGAGGTGATGAGAAGCAATCAAAGCGAAAGGAGAGGGAAATGGATAACAAGGAAGACTATGATGAACCAAAGTCACGAGGAGATCGTGATAGGATGTATGAAAAAGTGAGGAGGAGGGATGATGATGATAGGAGAGATGAAAAGTCACGGGGAGATCGTGATAGAATGTATGAAAAAGTGAGGAGGCATGATCATGATTCAAAATCAAGGGAAGATGATGATCGGAGAGGTGAAAAGTCACGGGGAGAGCATGATGGAATGTATGAAAAAGTGAGGAGGCATGGCCATGATTCAAAATCAAGGGAAGATGATGTTAGGAGAGATGAAAAGTCAAGGAAACATGAGGATGATCGAAGGTCAAGGGAAGATGGCGATAGGAGGGAGAGATCAAGAAGACGTGAATAAATGATCAAAGATTATAGGGGACTGGATAAAACTGCCCATGATTTCCCACCCAACCCCCCCAATCGTCATGGAAGGAATGGTGATGATCAGCACCACAACCAGACAAATATAAATGATCCACAGGACTGAAGTTATGCGAAGTGATCGAATTTCCTTTGTTACATTCCCTTTctattattaatgttttttttaatgagatgGTGCAGGTCATTACCTATTCTATGCCAGTCCCCCATCCACCATTGGTGCTGTGTGGTGGGTGATGCATATCATGTCTACACTTGAAGTTGTTAAATGCTAGGCAGGAACTTGTAAACTCATGCTACCCTCTTTAAACTGCCATCTGTGAACCCACTGCCAGTTTTGCCAGTAGTTGATGTCCATGGCTTCATTTATGCTTTTAATGCCCTTTGATTAACTACTAAACAGTTGGGGGCATTTGGTTCCTATCATCTTTAAATATTGTTACATTTTTGTATAATCTAAGAAATTAGAGGACAAGATTCCTATAAATGTGACAAATAAACTAATaatcaagattttttttatcagCAGGAGGGAAGAATCTGAGGACTCAGAATTACTGGCTCTTCACAAAGATGTCATGCGTGCTAATATAATATCACTCCATTTCTACCCTAATTGTTCTCCCATATCCTGACTGTGCTTTTTGGCATCATACTGCAataaatgagagagaaaaaaaatatcgTCTAAGGTCAGCACTTTCGGCTGAAAGTCAACTGGCGACAGACTGGAACAGTGgaacttcccctaactttagcATTTACCATTGACCAATTATGGTCCCAGTCTGTAAAAAAAGAATTGGGTTACAGATACACGGCATTGGCAATTTGGCAATTGGCATTGACATTTCACACTCTGCCAAGAAGCCTCGTCAAAGTTTGGGCAATAAGATAtggttttaatttattcatgGGGAGAGCGACATCAGTGGCTCGGTGCCTGTTCCCTTCACCCAAATACATATATCTCAAATCTAGAACATTGCTTTCAGCTGAAAACTTTGATTTGTTGatcacatgcatccactataaaGTAAAACCTTTTTGGACAACCTCAATCAAGTTGATCACACTGTTGACATGATAACCACTAGGGTCATAATGCGATATTTATCAAGTGCATACTTTCAGATAGTGGTTGTAAATTTCCTTTgtcgttcaaaaaaaaaaagaaagaagtaaaACCTCTTTCCACTGCAAGAGTTTTCCAATGGactcgatataaacctttgtcaAGCTTGTTCTACATATCATTTCCTCAGCTCTTAGCCTATCACTTCCCTCTGCTACTTTCTCTTCTTCCCAAATGATGATTCCAACTACTAGTCTAAACTTGCTCTTTGCACTCACCTTTAATGCCATTGTTTTCGTGTTCTTGAACTTTTCTTTTCCAGGCTATGCATCATCAGGCGTACCTGGAAATGATACAGATCAACTTGCATTGATGACGTTCAAGTCTGGAATTACTGAAGATCCACAAGGAGTTCTGGATTCTTGGAATGCAAGCGTGAGTTTCTGCCTGTGGCCTGGGGTCGCCTGTGGCCTAAAACACCGGCGGGTCACTGTTTTGGATCTCAGAGGCCATGGGTTGGGTGGTACTCTGTCATCCCAAATTGGAAATCTTTCGTTCCTTCGGATTCTTGATCTTTCAGACAATTCCTTCCATGGTGAAATCCCCTCAGAACTAGGCCATTTGATCAGGCTCCAAACCATGAACTTGAGCTATAACTACCTTGGTGGTGAAATTCCAGCTAACCTGTCTCGTTGTGTTGGCCTAGTTGATCTTATTCTTGATCACAATCACTTTGAAAGGCACATTCCTGTTGAGCTTGGTTCTTTGACGAAGCTGGAGGCATTGTATCTTAAGAATAATAACCTCACTGGGAGTATCCCAGCTTCAATTGGGAATCTGACTTCTTTGACAGAGCTTTACATATCATATAATGATCTGGAGGGAGAAGTTCCTGAAACAATGGCCAAGATGAGAAGCTTAACAATGCTAGGCATGTCAGTGAACTCTCTTTCCGGGGAGTTTCCTCCTGCGCTTTACAATCTATCCTCTCTTCAGCTCATAGGTCTGTCATTCAACAAGTTCAGGGGTACACTTCGAGCTGATATAGGAATTGCCTTCCCCAATCTGCAGTTCCTGTATTTGGCAACCAATTATTTCATAGGAGTGATTCCGGCCTCATTGTCCAATGCTACTGGCTTGCTTCGGCTTGATATTCCATACAACAATTTCACCGGAAATGTACCTATGAGTTTTGGGAGCCTTCAGAATCTATTATGGCTCAATGTTCTCAGTAACCAGTTGGGAAGAGGCGCACCTGATGATATGGATTTTGTAACTTCTTTGTGCAATTGCAGAAAGCTCGAGTTCTTGGATTTTGCTGATAATAGATTTGGAGGTATGTTCCCCAACTCAATAACTAACTTGTCAACCACATTGACAAAGCTTCTTATTGGAGGAAACAAGATACAAGGAATGATACCTAGGGAGATATCTAACCTTGTAAACTTGAATGAACTTAGCATCGAAGAAACAATGATCACTGGTAATATCCCTGATTCTATTGGAATGCTTTCAAATCTAGAAAGTATCCATTTTGAATCGAATAAGCTCACTGGAAATATTCCCTCTTCATTGGGAAAAATCCGAGGACTCTTGCGACTCTACCTACAGGATAACAGCTTAGAAGGGAGCATACCTTCAAGTTTGGGAAATTGTGTCTCCCTCCAAAACCTGGACATTTCTCAGAATAAGCTTACTGGCACTATACCGAAACAGGTTTTGAGTCTGTCTTCCCTTTCGGTACTCCTTAATATGTCTTACAACTCCTTGATAGGCCCTTTACCCATTGAGGTTGGAAACCTTAGCAACCTTGCTGCATTTGATGTTTCAAACAATCGATTGTCCGGTGAACTTCCAAGCACACTGTGGGGTTGTGTGTCCTTGGAAGTACTTAACATGCAGCACAACCTCTTTGTGGGGCCATTACCTCCTTTAAACAACTTGAAAAATATTCAGTACTtggatgtttctcaaaacaaTTTCTCGGGCCACATTCCTCCAAGCATGGCCAAGAACTCCACTCTCCTCAATCTGAATTTATCATTCAACAATCTTGAAGGTGAGGTGCCTGCTCGGGGTGTTTTTGCATATGCAAACAGGATTGATGTAACAGGCAACATAAATCTCTGTGGGGGAATCAAGGAGCTTGATTTGCATCCATGCGTGGAAGAGGAACCCCAAAAATCTAGAAAGCACACTGCCCTTATAATAGCACTGGTTCTCATTGTTGTAGCAGTGTGCCTAAGCATAGCGCTGCTGTTAGCAGTTTTCTGGAAGAAAAAGGTGAAGAGAAGTAGAGCTAACTCATCATCTCAAGTCATGAACTTCCATGCAAAAGCATTTGCAAATGTGTCTTATGAAGATCTCCTAAATGCAACAGGAGGGTTCTCTTCGCAAAACTTGATAGGATCAGGTAGTTTTGGTTCTGTCTATAGAGGAACTCTGGCCTCGGATGGAACAGTAGTTGCAGTGAAGGTACTGAAACTTCAACAGACGGGGGCTGACAAAAGTTTCTTGGCCGAGTGTCAGGCCTTGAGGCACATCCGGCACAGAAACCTCGTGAAGATCTTAACTGTTTGCTCCAGTGTTGATTTTAGTGGGAATGAGTTCAAAGCCTTGGTCTATCAGTACATGCCAAATGGGAGCCTAGAAGAGTGGCTGCACCAGAAGGACAGAGAGGATAGGAGGTTGAGTATCTTCCAACGGTTAAACATAGCAATAGACATCGCTTCAGCATTGCAATACCTCCATGATCAATCTCAACCCCCCGTTATTCACTGTGATCTGAAGCCAAGCAATATTCTTCTTGATGATGATCTGTGTGCTCATGTGAGTGACTTCGGTTTGGCAAGGCTTCTTTCAAACCCAGCTCAAGAAGCTGAAGGAGTCGAGTTTAGCTCACTTGGGATCAAGGGAACCATTGGATATGCTGCTCCAGGTAACACACTTCCACTGAAATTTGCCACATTACATATCTTTTCAGGTGTAAAACGTAATGCATAAGCTTTATGATATCTGCAGAATATGGCATGGGTGCTAAGGTGTCAAAACAAGGAGATGTCTACAGCTTTGGAGTACTTTTACTAGAGATTTTCACAGGTAGAAGACCTACTGATGAAATGTTCAATGACAGTGGAAATCTTCACAGTTTTGTCAAACATGCATTACCTGATCGAGCAATGGACGTTGTTGATCAATCAGCTCTCTTCGAGGAAGCACCCGGAGATCTGACAGACAAAATTTACTGGGAAAATGGCTTCAAAACCAAGATTGGTGAATGTTTGGTTTCTCTCCTTGGCCTTGGAGTTGTTTGTTCAGAGGAAGCTCCTGAAACCAGAATAACAGCGAGCAAAGTTGTGGCTGATCTTGTTTCAATTAGAAGTAATCTAAGCAAATATGCAGCTGTACAGAAAAGAGTGCAATGACCTGGAAACATTATGATTCAGGTTCAGCtgtcatttaaattttaaactgtAACTGTGTAGTGTTTACTCAGTCCCTCAAATCAAAAGGCATTCCAAATgcaattacaaaaatatttgatgcacGCCCAGAAGGaattaatgtaaaaataaaaatagtacggagtaattGTTAAAATATTGACTGTTTAAGGTTCAAAAGCACATCGAGTGGGGAAAAAAAGACTGAGAATTCTATAAGAGTTTACTACTCAATAAATGATGATTCAGCAAGATCAATGGCACGGACAAGAGCTGCAGCCTTGTTTTCACACTCTCTCTGTTCATCAAGAGGATTACTATCAGCTACAATACCCGCTCCGGCTTGGATATGAGCAATCCACTCTCTTCGTTTGTTCTCATCCTTGTAGGAGTACATGGTATCATGACGCATTGCAGTTGGAAAAACAATGGTTCTCAATGCCAAGGCTATGTCCATGTCCCCAGAAAAGGAAATTCCTCCAAATCCACCACCATATGGTCCACGCCTTGTCACTTCAAGCTCATCAATTAATTCCATGGCCTTCACCTGTTTATAGCAAACCAAATAGAGAAAAGCTACATAAATGCAACAACGCAGCCAACGCTGCAAAAACTAGTACATTTGTGTGTGGGTATTCTAAACCTAACAGAGTTCAAAGGAAAAGCATTTGAAATGGTTTCTCTTTCCAGTCTCATAAATGGCTCAATAGAGTAGCAAAAGGCATAACAAGCTCATCattacaataattaaaatatttgaccACAATTCCAAATTGAATCATGAGATACAGTTATGATCACTCAAAAAGAACATGAAACATAATGAACAAACAAATAGAGATGATTGGAAAAACCTTTGGGGCTCCACTGACAGTTCCTACTGGCAATGCAGCACGCAAAGCATCCCAGCTACTTAAATGGTCAAGTTGCTCTCCAGTAACCTATAATGTTTGGcattaattcataacaaagAATAAAAACCAGCAATTCCAATTCAATATATTTGCTCAACAGTGAAAGAAGCTACAATGTCATCCACAGTTCATTACTTATTTCAATAAGAACACCTGTGCTCTAAAAGAGAAAGATGGCAGATACTGTATTGACCTAAGCTCTAACATAtcattttcttatgtttttattatcATTTCTTCTAATTCACTATCTTGCATATCATCCTTCACCTATATCATCATTTCGTATAAACAAGGGCAagtcttgatcactaattataagaaatatatatatcaaactgAAAGGACTAACCGTGGAACTGATGTGCATGACATGGGAAAAACGTTCAATGTTCATGAGTTTCTCAACTTCCACTGAACCAATTTTAGAAACCTAAAATAAGAAGCTACATTAGTGAAAGTACAATAGCAAGGAAAGACAAATATTTGAAACACTCTACATATTTTCCAGGCATGAAAAAGAGAATGCAATCCTACAACCTACAACACCAAGCAGGAGCTGCAAGAGGGCGAAGTACAATGCTTAATATTTAAATCAATTTCCAAGAATTTTCTTAACCATTGCTACCTCcaatatattaataaagaattttaataaaatagcCCCATTAACATCCCTTTAGATGTTATTGGGGTTATTTTACTTCAAAGAAACCAATTTTTACCAAGATGATAATTGAACTGTGTTTATTATTGCATTAGGACAAGTAGTGTATAGAACAAGATGAAGGCAGGCCTAAGGATTTTGTATGCTGAACATAGATCAGAAGCAAGCTCACTTGAAAAACAGCATGCAATTGTTAATTTCAGAAAGATATGTACCACCTTGCTAAGAACATTGTAGTATAGTGGCCTGGACCCAACTACCCAACTAACCCAAGACTCTAGTTAAAAAAGCAACAAGCTCAATCCCCATTAccctcaaataataaataaaaactaacatCTTGACTATTAGCAAGAATCACAAAACAAAATGTGCATACTCCAATAGAAACTGTGAGGTGtccaaatatattaataaagcAATTTTAAGATGAAAATTTAGAGATTCTTCCATGGAGTAAATGATAGTAATATTATGAGCATGCTTTTGTACTATTATAAGTATAAACTCCTTTATTTATTTGGGCATTATTTAGACATACATCCATGTCAAAATGGAATTGGAAGATCAACTAACTGATGTTTCTAATTATAGACTGAATGAAATCACATCTAAAAATAACACAACCTTTCCCACATCATTTCTTGCCATGTCAACCAGCATGATGTGCTCTGCACACTGCTTTTTGTTATGCAGAAGTTGATTTTCCAGCATGTAATCTTCTCGAGATGTCAGCCCTCTCCTAACAGTCCCTGC contains these protein-coding regions:
- the LOC116017534 gene encoding zinc finger CCCH domain-containing protein 25, which codes for MNPLTLVKRIQNINAKEAALGLSEDASWHAKYKDSAYVFVGGIPFDLTEGDLLAVFAQYGEIVDVNLVRDKGTGKSKGFAFIAYEDQRSTNLAVDNLNGAQILGRIIRVDHVTNYKKKEEEDEETLRKKREERGVCRAFQRGECTRGAGCKFSHDEQRAANTGWGHEEDRRSKWDHEKFDDSRKDKRFGQSSSAVDSGVEEKRRYSEKDSKVSKAKHSDMQNYDHKKIDTVDRHSRGDEKQSKRKEREMDNKEDYDEPKSRGDRDRMYEKVRRRDDDDRRDEKSRGDRDRMYEKVRRHDHDSKSREDDDRRGEKSRGEHDGMYEKVRRHGHDSKSREDDVRRDEKSRKHEDDRRSREDGDRRERSRRRE